TCCTCATCATCGTCATCATCACTTTCAAGATCTGAATCTTCATCATCCAATTCTTCTTCAGAAAGTTCTGAACCAATGTGCGTTGCAGAGATCATTGTTTCGTCTGCGTCAGGATCGTAGAAACCGCTGATAATATCGCTTAAGCGTACGTCTTCAGCAAGGTAGTTATCCCATTGCTCAAGTAAGTAATTAATTGCTTCAGGGTACTCTGCAACAGAAACCTGTACTTGGTTGATACCGTCTTCGATACGCTTAGCGATGTCGATTTCGCCTTCACGTGTTAGAAGCTCTACAGTACCCATTTCACGCATGTACATGCGTACCGGATCTGTCGTACGACCGATTTCTTTCTCTACCGTAGCAAGCGCTGCCGCTGCCGCTTCTGCAGCATCTTCATCGGTAGTTGTTTCTTGCATCATAAGTTCATCGGCATCAGGTGCATTTTCTACTACCTGGATACCCATGTCGTTGATCATGCCGATGATGTCTTCAACTTGTTCCGAATCTATGATGTCTTGTGGAAGGTGGTCGTTAACTTCGGCAAATGTAAGGTAACCTTGCTCTTTACCTTTTTGAATGAGGAGTTTTAGCTGTGACTGAGGAGTTTGCTCCATAGAGGTATTCTCTTCCACTCTGATAAGTTGATACAACGGGCGTCTTAAACAACTTGATACAAGACGCAGTGAATAGTGCAGTATAACACGAAAGGTTGAATTTGGCTAGCTGTTATCTGCCTTTTAATGCAAGTGTGAGCATTGAATATTCTTGCTTTTCAGCTTTACTCAACCCCTGCGTTTTCTCTTTTATTAATAGGGACTCTAGGCGCAAATTTAAACACTGATCTTCAATAAAATTAAAAGTACTTTGAAATTCGCTGGTTAACGAATCTTGATTTACTTGATGTTGCCACGCGGCAAGTTTCGCCAATGGCGCATATTCAGGACTTTCTCTAAATTGCTCAAGCAATTGTGCTGTGGTGTTGGTTTTATCTAAGGCGAGTTTTTGTAATTGAATAAAAAGCTTGATACCCGGCACATCCATCTGCGCTAATTCTGGCTGGAATGGCACTTCACTGGCAAGCTCTGGATGCTGTAATAGCAAACCAATTGCACGTCGCATTGGTGTTATTTTAAATTTTTTAGCAAGACCTTGTTGCTGCTTTGGTGTGTTGATTTTCTTTTGTAGCTGGGCACGGGTGCGGCCAATTAAGCGCGCTAATTTATCGAGTAAATTATCCTGATAGTAGTCGCTCGGGACCTTTTCAATCAGAGGCAACGCCTGCTGTAATAGCTTTGATTTGCCTGCGTCTGTAGTCAGGTTAATTTCCTGTGCAAGTCTATCAAACAAGTATACCGAGAAATCAGTGGCATCGTCGTAACGTAATTCAAAGGCTTCACGACCTTCTTTTTGTACCAATGAGTCAGGGTCTTCACCATCAGGTAAAAATACAAACTCGAGTGATTTACCATGATTTAAATAGGGTAGCGCATTTTCCAGTGCTCGCCACGCAGCATCGCGCCCAGCACGGTCACCATCGTAACAACAAATAATGCGGTCGGTGGTTCTAAATAGGGTGTGAATATGCTCAGGTGTGGTTGCTGTACCAAGTGCCGCCACGGCATAGTTAATGCCTTTTTCAGCAAGCGCAACCACGTCCATATACCCTTCAACTACCAGTATTTGTTCGAGCTTTTTGTTAGCGTGCTTGGCTTCATACAAGCCGTAAAGTTCAAAGCCTTTATGAAAAATTCGGGTTTCTGGTGAGTTTAAATATTTCGGACCATTGTCGTCGCTATTCATGATGCGTCCACCAAAGGCGATAACGCGTCCGCGTTTATCGCGAATTGGAAACATCAAGCGGTCGCGGAAGAAATCAAATTGGCGGCCTGCCGACTTTTCACTGGCAAGTTTTAGTTCGAGTAATTGTTTTTTGCTATCTTGGTTCTTCGCGAATGTTTTACATACGCTATCCCATTCACTGGGGGCGTAACCAATCATAAATTGTTTAGCAGTTTCGCCACTGAGCCCACGCCCTTTGAGATATTCGATTACTTGAGGTGAATTTGCATGGTGCTTTAATTGATGTTGGTAGAACTTTGCAACATGCATCATTAATTCATAGTCTGAGCGTTTTTGCTCAGTACTGACTTGTGGCCCTTGATTTGTGGCATTCTCACGAGGCACATCCAAATTGAGTAAACTCGCGAGCTCTTCTATGGCGTCAACAAACTCGAGCTTTTCATATTCCATCATAAATGAAATGGCATTGCCGTGGGCGCCACAACCAAAGCAGTGATAAAACTGCTTATCTTGCGATACCGTAAACGACGGCGATTTTTCATTATGAAACGGACAACATGCCTGATAATCCTTACCTGCTTTTTTAAGGCCTACTTTGCCATCAATAAGATCGACAATGTCGGTTCTGGCTAATAGGTCATCAATAAAGCTACGAGGAATTTTTCCGGCCATGGTATATCGTTATTCGCGTATGTTGATTGAGAGTAGGGGGCTAGCATACCCAAAAATGAAAAATGACGCTAGACGTTATCATCTTTCAGAAATGAAGAAACCGAGCAAAAGCTCGGTTTCTAAAGCTGTTAAGGCCAGCAGTTATTGACTTGAGAAAGTCAGCCTTTAAAACTCTGAGTTAAGCGCTAAGCTTTTGCTTAATTAAACCTGAAAGTTTGCCCATATCTGCGCGACCTTCAGCTTTAGCTTTAAGCAAGCCCATTACTTTACCCATATCTTGCATGCCAGAAGCACCGCTTGACGCGATACATTCATCAATTAAAGTAAGAATTTCTTCATCAGTAAGCGGTTTTGGTAAAAACGCTTCAAGTACTTTAATCTCATTAGCTTCAACTTCAGCTAAGTCCTCGCGGCCGGCGTCGCGATACTGAGATTCAGAATCTTTACGCTGCTTTACAAGTTTCACTAGAATAGACGTGATTTCAGCGTCACCTAGCGTAACTTGCTCATCGATTTCTTTTTGCTTAATAGCTGCTAAAACCATGCGAATTGCACCAAGACGAACTTTGTCTTTAGCGCGCATTGCATCTTTTTGTGCATCTTTAAGTTGTGCTAAAAGGCTCATCTACAAGACCTAATCTAGATTAGTAAAGTTTTACGCGACGAGCGTTTTCGCGAGAAAGCTTCTTCATGTGACGCTTTACCGCAGCTGCTTTTTTGCGCTTACGCTCAGCTGTTGGCTTTTCATAGTGCTCGCGACGACGAACTTCTGAAAGGATACCTGCTTTTTCACATGAACGCTTAAAACGGCGAAGAGCAACGTCAAACGGCTCGTTTTCTCTAACTTTAATAACTGGCATTAAAAAATCACCTACTTAGTAATATGTTTCTACTTAAATGAGTTTTATTAGCTAAAACTTTAGCTAGTGCCACTCACCTCGGTTAAGATTTAACCGACTAGTTCAAAAATGGTGCGGCATTGTAATCTGAAGCACCACGCAATGTAAAGAATAATTATACCAAAGATGGTAAAAAGCTGACAAAAAATATTAAAGCTTGTAAAATCGCCGCCTTAACTTAATTGAGCGTGCTTTGATTGGGTATTTAATTGTTATTTTAGGAGAGAAACTTGCGTATTTTGGGTATTGAATCGTCTTGTGATGAGACGGGAATCGCGATTTATGACGATGAACAAGGCTTGCTGGCTCATCAGTTGTATTCTCAAGTGAAAGTGCATGCGGATTATGGTGGTGTTGTACCAGAACTGGCATCGCGTGATCACGTACGTAAGACTATTCCTTTAATTGAGGCTGCATTTAAACAAGCTGGTTGTGGACCCGAAGATTTAGATGGCGTTGCGTATACTGCAGGACCTGGTTTGGTAGGTGCGTTATTAGTTGGTTCATCAATTGGCCGCTCGCTTGCTTATGGGTGGGATGTGCCCGCTGTAGCAGTGCATCATATGGAAGGGCATTTACTTGCACCTATGCTTGATGAAGATGTACCAGAATTTCCATTTATTGCGCTACTTGTATCGGGTGGCCACAGCATGATTGTAAAAGTTGACGGTATCGGTCAATACACGATTCTTGGTGAGTCAATTGATGATGCTGCAGGTGAAGCGTTTGATAAAACGGCTAAACTATTAGGCCTTGATTACCCTGGTGGCCCATTGCTTGCCAAGCTTGCAGAAAAAGGTGAACCAGAAGTATATCGTTTTCCCCGTCCAATGACCGATAGACCGGGCCTTGATATGAGTTTTAGCGGGTTAAAAACCTTCGCTGCAAATACCATTAATAAAGAAAAAGACGAAGATGGCAATATTTCTGAGCAAGTGAAGGCCAATATCGCCCATGCTTTTCAAACGGCAGTAATTGATACCTTAGTAATTAAATGTAAACGTGCTCTGAAAGAATACGGCATTAAGCGTTTAGTGATTGCCGGCGGCGTGAGTGCTAACGTTTATTTACGTGAAACACTAGAGAAAGTGATGACAGGTATGCAAGGCCGTGTTTATTACCCGCGCACTGAGTTTTGTACAGACAATGGTGCAATGATTGCTTACGCGGGCATGCAACGCTTGAAAGCAAAGCAGTATGCGCCACTTGATATGCGCGCTAAGCCACGTTGGCCGCTTGATGAGTTGGAATCAATTTAATTTTTCGAATTAACCGCTGCTGCAGTTAGCGTTTATCAAATAAAAAAGCCGAGATTACTCGGCTTTTTTTGATTTCACTTTTGGCTCAGTGCCTTTAAGCAAGCGCACAACGTTAGCTCGATGGCGAAATACAATCAGCGCTGCCAGCATAGTTACAGGCAAGACATAAAGCGGTTTTATAAACCACGTAAATAAAGGCGCTAAACTTACGGTAATGATAGCGGCCAAAGAAGAGTACCCAGTCAACCAAATTAAACCAAGCCAGGTTAAAATTAATAAGCCAGCCAAGGTAAAACCAATGGGCAGTAAGCTACCAAACGCGGTTGCCACCGCTTTACCCCCTTTAAAGCCAAAAAAAATCGGGTAAATGTGCCCAAGACATGCAGCAATTGCAATAAAACCTAAATAAAGAGGCTCTATCTTAAGAAAGTAAGCACCATATACTGGGATTGTGCCTTTCAGCACATCAAATATCAGTACTAAGCTTGCAGGTAGTTTGCCACCAATGCGATAAACATTGGTTGCGCCTGGGTTATTAGAACCGGTTGTTCTGGGATCAGGTAAGCGAAACAGCTTACAGATGAGCACTGCCGAAGAAATTGAGCCAAACAGATAGGCAAAGACAATCATTAAGCTTGCTAACACAGCGTTCCTTATTTTTTCTTTAGCAAATATAGGCTATTATCTGCCGCTGATTCTTTTTAGCGGATTTACCCATAAGAGTACCTATTTTTTTCTCTAATTGGTATCCGACCACAGTATAATCGGGGTGAATACGGGTGCAAGATAAGGTTTTTATTAGTCAATTACAGGTTAATACCATTATTGGCGTGTTTGATTTTGAAAAACAAGCGAAACAACCTTTGTTTTTTGATGTTGAAATGCTGACAAATTTTGCCCAAGCTGCGAAGTCTGACAATGTTAATGATGTGGTTGATTATGCCAAAGTGTCAGCACGTATTATTGCTCATTGTGAAGCAACACAAGTTGAGCTATTAGAGACGCTGGCTGAGCAATTGGCGACGATTATCTTAAGTGAATTTGCTGTATCGCAAGTGACATTGCGAATCTCGAAGCCCCAAGCTGTAATTGAAGCGCAAACCGTGGGTATAGAAATTACACGTAAAAAGCAAAGCTAATGGCACAGATTTTTATCAGTATTGGCTCTAATATCAATAAAGAGCATTACATTAAAGCTGCTTTAGCTATTTTACCTCAGCATTTTGATAATGTTATTTACTCAAGTGTTTTTGAAAGTGAATCGGTTGGTTTTGAAGGGAATAACTTTTATAACCTTGTGGCCGCTGCTACAACCAATTTACCGCTTGAAGAAGTATGTGCTCGCCTTAAACAAATTGAGCGCGACCATGGTCGCACCCCTGCCGATAAAAAGTTTAGCCCACGTACACTCGATCTGGATTTGTTATTTTTTGACGAGGTGATCTGTGACACGCCAGCAGAATTGCCGCGTGATGAAATTACCAAAAATGCGTTTGTACTTTGGCCTCTTGCTGAAATAGCCAGTAACTTTATCCACCCTACGGTCAACCTGAGTATTGGTGAGCTGTGGCGAAATTATAATAAAAATAAGCAAAAATTGTGGAAAGTGGAGATTTAAAATAAATGGGACTGATTGAAATTGTTGTACTGGCACTAATTCAAGGGTTTACTGAATTTTTGCCAATTTCAAGTTCAGGCCACCTTATTTTACCGAGTCAATTACTTGGCTGGCAAGATCAAGGTCAGGCGTTTGATATCGCAGTACATGTCGGAACATTGTTCGCAGTACTTATTTATTTTCGTAAAGATGTGGTTCAAATACTCTCTGCATGGTTTAAGTCTTGCACCGGAAAAGGTCACACAGAAGAAAGCAAACTTGGCTGGTATATAATTCTGGCAACCATTCCCGCTGGTTTAGTTGCGGGCCTTGCAAAAGATTTTATAGAAGCCAATACCCGTGGCGCAGCCGTAATAGCAATTACCACAATTATTTTTGGTTTAGCGCTTTGGTATGCCGATATCAAAGCAAAAGAACACAAGAACATTTTCGATATAAAATGGAAAGCTGCCCTGTTGATAGGTATTGCGCAGGCGGTTGCGTTAATTCCTGGTACCTCACGCTCTGGTATAACTATTACCGCCGGTTTGTTACTAGGGCTTGATAAAAAAAGTGCAGCGCGTTTTTCGTTTTTAATGTCTATTCCTGTTATTGGTGGCTTAGGGCTAGTGATGATCATTAAGCTGATGTTAAATAACACTGCTGTTGATTGGCATGCACTGATTTTAGGCACTGCGCTGTCGTTTGTTTCAGCGTATACCTGTATTTTCCTATTCTTAAAGTTTATTGAACGAATGGGCATGTTGCCGTTTGTTATTTACCGATTAATTTTAGGATTCGCTTTGTTTGCACTCATTGGGCTTGGCTATATCAGTGCTTAAGTTAAATTATTTAAAATAAAAAATGTAAAAGGCTAAGAGTAATTCTTAGCCTTTTTGTTTTGCTTTTATTATGGCTAAATGCTCACTCTTAGGAGTTTACTTTTTGCTAAGATAGTAAAATTTTGTCTATATCAAAGCTTTATTTGGTGTAGATAACTTGATAATTTAGTAATGATTTTGTTTGCGTAATGGGTACGGTTGATTTGCGTCTATTATTTGTATTATTTTGCGTTGTTGTTTCACTTCACATGGACGCTACGACCGCTGCTCAAAATGATGGTATTTCGGAGGTAACAGCCACACAAGTTCAACCAGCTGTATGGCAGGAGTTATCATCATTGGTGTTGCCTGTGGGTCAACCTGTGCTCAAAAGGTCGAGCTATGTGAATTTGGATAAAGCTCAGGTTATTCAATGGCAAGCAACAAAAAATAGAGCTATAAAACGAGGAGCTGTTAGGTCAACTGAAGTTACCAAAGCCGCTTTTATCGAGGTTCCACACGCCAACGACATGCCCAGATGGCAAACCGTAAAGCCGATGCAATATGAGCTTAATACGCTTTTTGACATTCGACATTTTTCTATGCGTCAAGGCTTACCAACAGGGGCTATTTACCAGACGTTTCAAGATGAACATGGCGTATTATGGCTAGCGACAAATGGCGAGGGCGTTTGCCAGTATATCTCAAATTCCTTCAGGTGCTTCAAAGAATCACATGGCCTTAATAACAATCGTGTATGGAAAATATCAAATGGGTTGCAGGGGGAGTTATTATTTGCCACGGATAAAGGCGTAAGTAGTTTTGATGGTAAAAAATTTCGTAGTCTTCATATTAACGGCAAACCATTTTTAGAGAAAGTGAATGATATTGCTATATTAAATCAAG
This region of Pseudoalteromonas spongiae UST010723-006 genomic DNA includes:
- a CDS encoding undecaprenyl-diphosphate phosphatase; amino-acid sequence: MGLIEIVVLALIQGFTEFLPISSSGHLILPSQLLGWQDQGQAFDIAVHVGTLFAVLIYFRKDVVQILSAWFKSCTGKGHTEESKLGWYIILATIPAGLVAGLAKDFIEANTRGAAVIAITTIIFGLALWYADIKAKEHKNIFDIKWKAALLIGIAQAVALIPGTSRSGITITAGLLLGLDKKSAARFSFLMSIPVIGGLGLVMIIKLMLNNTAVDWHALILGTALSFVSAYTCIFLFLKFIERMGMLPFVIYRLILGFALFALIGLGYISA
- the plsY gene encoding glycerol-3-phosphate 1-O-acyltransferase PlsY, coding for MLASLMIVFAYLFGSISSAVLICKLFRLPDPRTTGSNNPGATNVYRIGGKLPASLVLIFDVLKGTIPVYGAYFLKIEPLYLGFIAIAACLGHIYPIFFGFKGGKAVATAFGSLLPIGFTLAGLLILTWLGLIWLTGYSSLAAIITVSLAPLFTWFIKPLYVLPVTMLAALIVFRHRANVVRLLKGTEPKVKSKKAE
- the folK gene encoding 2-amino-4-hydroxy-6-hydroxymethyldihydropteridine diphosphokinase; the encoded protein is MAQIFISIGSNINKEHYIKAALAILPQHFDNVIYSSVFESESVGFEGNNFYNLVAAATTNLPLEEVCARLKQIERDHGRTPADKKFSPRTLDLDLLFFDEVICDTPAELPRDEITKNAFVLWPLAEIASNFIHPTVNLSIGELWRNYNKNKQKLWKVEI
- the rpsU gene encoding 30S ribosomal protein S21, encoding MPVIKVRENEPFDVALRRFKRSCEKAGILSEVRRREHYEKPTAERKRKKAAAVKRHMKKLSRENARRVKLY
- a CDS encoding GatB/YqeY domain-containing protein, translating into MSLLAQLKDAQKDAMRAKDKVRLGAIRMVLAAIKQKEIDEQVTLGDAEITSILVKLVKQRKDSESQYRDAGREDLAEVEANEIKVLEAFLPKPLTDEEILTLIDECIASSGASGMQDMGKVMGLLKAKAEGRADMGKLSGLIKQKLSA
- the dnaG gene encoding DNA primase, which gives rise to MAGKIPRSFIDDLLARTDIVDLIDGKVGLKKAGKDYQACCPFHNEKSPSFTVSQDKQFYHCFGCGAHGNAISFMMEYEKLEFVDAIEELASLLNLDVPRENATNQGPQVSTEQKRSDYELMMHVAKFYQHQLKHHANSPQVIEYLKGRGLSGETAKQFMIGYAPSEWDSVCKTFAKNQDSKKQLLELKLASEKSAGRQFDFFRDRLMFPIRDKRGRVIAFGGRIMNSDDNGPKYLNSPETRIFHKGFELYGLYEAKHANKKLEQILVVEGYMDVVALAEKGINYAVAALGTATTPEHIHTLFRTTDRIICCYDGDRAGRDAAWRALENALPYLNHGKSLEFVFLPDGEDPDSLVQKEGREAFELRYDDATDFSVYLFDRLAQEINLTTDAGKSKLLQQALPLIEKVPSDYYQDNLLDKLARLIGRTRAQLQKKINTPKQQQGLAKKFKITPMRRAIGLLLQHPELASEVPFQPELAQMDVPGIKLFIQLQKLALDKTNTTAQLLEQFRESPEYAPLAKLAAWQHQVNQDSLTSEFQSTFNFIEDQCLNLRLESLLIKEKTQGLSKAEKQEYSMLTLALKGR
- the folB gene encoding dihydroneopterin aldolase — translated: MQDKVFISQLQVNTIIGVFDFEKQAKQPLFFDVEMLTNFAQAAKSDNVNDVVDYAKVSARIIAHCEATQVELLETLAEQLATIILSEFAVSQVTLRISKPQAVIEAQTVGIEITRKKQS
- the tsaD gene encoding tRNA (adenosine(37)-N6)-threonylcarbamoyltransferase complex transferase subunit TsaD; translation: MRILGIESSCDETGIAIYDDEQGLLAHQLYSQVKVHADYGGVVPELASRDHVRKTIPLIEAAFKQAGCGPEDLDGVAYTAGPGLVGALLVGSSIGRSLAYGWDVPAVAVHHMEGHLLAPMLDEDVPEFPFIALLVSGGHSMIVKVDGIGQYTILGESIDDAAGEAFDKTAKLLGLDYPGGPLLAKLAEKGEPEVYRFPRPMTDRPGLDMSFSGLKTFAANTINKEKDEDGNISEQVKANIAHAFQTAVIDTLVIKCKRALKEYGIKRLVIAGGVSANVYLRETLEKVMTGMQGRVYYPRTEFCTDNGAMIAYAGMQRLKAKQYAPLDMRAKPRWPLDELESI